One stretch of Rosistilla oblonga DNA includes these proteins:
- a CDS encoding MOSC domain-containing protein has product MNGSRQAELLSVQVGLPRTITADKEWTTGFWKEPIREPLWLGTTNLQGDGQADRVNHGGPHKAVCVYSAAHIPVWRETLGIDDLGAGAFGENFTVSDLTEADVCIGDVWSVGDAVVQVSQPRQPCWKLAKRWGIKDLAYQVQQTGRTGWYFRVLEEGLVGPGMPVRLMQRQWDDWTIAAANRVMHHDKQNIDQAARLAAVPALSPSWQATLNKRIAKQPKVDESLRLDGPGD; this is encoded by the coding sequence ATGAACGGTTCGCGGCAAGCCGAGTTGTTGTCGGTGCAAGTGGGGCTGCCGCGGACGATCACAGCCGATAAGGAATGGACGACGGGGTTCTGGAAAGAACCGATCCGCGAGCCGTTGTGGCTGGGGACGACCAATCTGCAAGGAGATGGCCAAGCCGATCGGGTCAATCATGGCGGGCCTCACAAAGCGGTCTGCGTCTATTCCGCCGCCCATATTCCGGTCTGGCGGGAAACGCTTGGGATCGACGACTTGGGGGCCGGAGCGTTCGGTGAGAACTTTACCGTTTCCGATCTGACCGAAGCCGATGTTTGTATCGGCGACGTCTGGTCGGTCGGCGATGCCGTGGTTCAAGTCTCTCAGCCGCGGCAGCCGTGCTGGAAATTGGCAAAGCGTTGGGGGATCAAAGACCTGGCGTATCAAGTGCAACAGACGGGGCGAACCGGTTGGTACTTCCGCGTTCTGGAAGAAGGCTTGGTCGGGCCGGGGATGCCGGTTCGGTTGATGCAACGGCAGTGGGACGATTGGACGATCGCCGCGGCAAATCGCGTGATGCATCACGACAAACAGAACATCGACCAGGCGGCTCGGTTGGCCGCGGTCCCGGCACTCTCGCCCAGCTGGCAAGCGACGCTGAACAAGCGGATCGCCAAACAGCCGAAGGTCGACGAGAGCTTGCGGTTGGATGGCCCCGGCGACTGA
- a CDS encoding sigma-54-dependent transcriptional regulator, whose amino-acid sequence MKTSDFSVLIVDDEPNIRSGLAKGLASEADRVETASDAEAALEKFEQSTYQLVIADVRLGGKIDGIELLRQLGQTHPQTAVIVITAHGTVETAVDAMRAGAFDFISKPLDLNLVRQQVRKARQHHALRIENQQLRSRLADAGQISNILGTCAAMQDVFHQIRQVAATEATVLIQGESGTGKELIARAVHDLSPRGDGPFVAVNLGAMPESLLESELFGHEKGSFSGASRQKPGCFEQASGGTLFLDEVTEMSPKSQVDLLRVLESGQFIRVGGEQLLSANVRIVSATNKSVQAMIEEGTFREDLFYRLNVIPIEVPSLRQRREDIPLLVEHFLKHFCDRHGRPMKQISPEAMQTLVAAKWPGNVRQLRNVVERMVVTHTDDLIQDHQLPQELQLQDNSNAPTATACTLAEAVERCERETISAALAACDCHRENTAKRLGVSVRTLHYKMSRYGLH is encoded by the coding sequence ATGAAAACATCGGACTTTAGCGTTCTAATCGTCGACGACGAACCCAACATCCGATCGGGTCTGGCCAAGGGTTTGGCTAGCGAAGCCGATCGCGTCGAGACCGCCAGCGATGCCGAAGCGGCTCTGGAGAAGTTCGAACAGTCGACTTATCAGCTGGTGATCGCCGACGTCCGCCTGGGCGGCAAGATCGACGGGATCGAACTGCTCCGCCAACTTGGGCAAACTCATCCCCAGACCGCCGTGATCGTGATCACCGCTCATGGCACCGTCGAAACGGCTGTCGATGCGATGCGAGCCGGCGCGTTCGACTTCATCTCCAAACCATTGGACCTGAACCTCGTCCGGCAACAGGTTCGCAAAGCGCGGCAGCACCACGCGCTGCGAATCGAAAACCAACAACTGCGCAGCCGATTGGCCGACGCCGGACAGATCTCTAACATCCTTGGCACCTGCGCCGCGATGCAGGATGTGTTCCATCAGATCCGTCAAGTTGCAGCGACCGAAGCGACGGTGCTGATCCAAGGGGAGAGCGGAACGGGGAAGGAGTTGATCGCCCGAGCGGTCCACGATCTCAGCCCCCGCGGCGACGGACCGTTTGTCGCCGTCAACCTCGGTGCGATGCCCGAATCGCTGCTCGAAAGCGAACTGTTTGGCCACGAGAAGGGATCCTTCAGCGGTGCCTCCCGGCAGAAGCCGGGCTGCTTCGAACAAGCCAGCGGCGGGACGCTGTTCCTGGACGAAGTCACCGAGATGTCGCCCAAGAGCCAAGTCGATCTGCTGCGCGTGCTCGAATCGGGCCAGTTCATCCGGGTCGGTGGCGAACAACTGCTGTCGGCCAACGTGCGGATCGTTTCGGCGACGAACAAGTCGGTGCAGGCGATGATCGAAGAGGGGACGTTTCGCGAGGATCTGTTCTATCGCTTGAACGTGATCCCAATCGAAGTCCCTTCGCTGAGGCAGCGACGCGAGGACATTCCGCTGCTGGTCGAACACTTCTTAAAACACTTCTGCGATCGCCACGGGCGTCCGATGAAACAGATCTCCCCCGAAGCGATGCAGACTCTGGTCGCCGCGAAGTGGCCGGGCAACGTCCGCCAACTGCGGAACGTTGTCGAACGGATGGTCGTCACCCACACCGACGATCTGATCCAAGATCATCAACTGCCCCAGGAACTGCAACTGCAAGACAACTCCAACGCCCCCACGGCAACCGCGTGTACGTTGGCCGAAGCTGTCGAGCGGTGCGAACGTGAGACGATCTCCGCGGCGTTGGCCGCTTGCGATTGCCACCGCGAGAATACCGCTAAGCGCCTGGGCGTCAGCGTCCGCACGCTGCACTACAAGATGAGCCGCTACGGACTGCATTGA
- a CDS encoding DUF1501 domain-containing protein produces MFNSQWTTPAGMTRRHFMNHMAGASAAMAGTAFTLGQTLKANADVLKKNRKSAILLWMGGGPSTIDLWDLKPGAPTGGPFKPISTSGDVQICEHMPLMAKQMHNMAVIRSMSTREADHDRGRYYMHTGFVPNPNIEHPSYGSVLAHELIGQRPELEIPPFVTIGGGSAGPGFLGMAWAPFAVTSNGQIRNLQMRMEQQRLMQRMAALDLIEKDFVKKNRGTAAEDHQKVLKKTFDLMSSEQMQAFKVAEEPEAVKERYGATGMGMGGGGFGQGCLLARRLVEAGVPFVEVDLGGWDSHSDIFNTLTNRHLPALDKAMSALTEDLEQRGMLQDTAIIWMGEFGRTPRINQNAGRDHFARAWSVVVGGAGMKGGIAIGETNSDGTAVETEPYSSEDVMTSVCKALGISPDTTYTANNRRPMKIAGGGKIIKDLFV; encoded by the coding sequence ATGTTTAACAGCCAATGGACCACGCCCGCCGGGATGACTCGCCGGCACTTCATGAACCACATGGCTGGCGCTTCGGCGGCCATGGCAGGCACCGCTTTCACGCTCGGCCAGACCCTCAAAGCCAACGCCGACGTCCTGAAGAAGAACCGCAAGTCGGCGATTCTGCTGTGGATGGGTGGTGGCCCGTCGACGATTGACTTGTGGGATCTGAAACCAGGCGCACCGACCGGCGGACCGTTCAAACCGATCAGCACATCGGGAGACGTGCAGATCTGTGAACACATGCCGTTGATGGCCAAACAGATGCATAACATGGCGGTCATCCGATCGATGAGCACGCGCGAAGCCGATCACGATCGCGGCCGCTACTACATGCACACCGGATTTGTCCCCAACCCCAACATCGAACACCCCAGCTACGGTTCGGTTTTGGCTCACGAATTGATTGGCCAACGCCCCGAACTCGAGATCCCTCCGTTTGTCACCATCGGCGGCGGCAGTGCTGGCCCCGGTTTCTTGGGCATGGCTTGGGCTCCGTTTGCAGTCACCAGCAACGGCCAAATTCGCAACTTGCAGATGCGGATGGAACAACAGCGGCTGATGCAACGCATGGCGGCACTGGACCTGATCGAAAAAGACTTCGTCAAGAAGAACCGCGGCACCGCGGCCGAAGATCACCAGAAGGTTTTGAAGAAGACCTTCGATCTGATGTCCAGCGAACAGATGCAAGCCTTCAAGGTTGCCGAAGAACCCGAAGCTGTGAAAGAGCGATACGGGGCAACCGGCATGGGCATGGGTGGCGGCGGCTTTGGCCAAGGCTGCCTGCTGGCACGTCGTTTGGTCGAAGCGGGCGTTCCGTTTGTCGAAGTCGACTTGGGCGGCTGGGACAGCCACAGCGACATCTTCAATACGCTCACCAACCGCCACCTGCCAGCCCTCGACAAAGCGATGAGCGCCTTGACCGAGGACCTGGAACAGCGTGGAATGCTGCAGGATACAGCGATCATTTGGATGGGTGAATTCGGCCGTACTCCGCGGATCAACCAAAACGCTGGCCGCGATCACTTCGCGCGAGCCTGGAGCGTGGTTGTCGGCGGAGCGGGAATGAAGGGTGGTATCGCGATCGGCGAGACGAACAGCGATGGTACGGCGGTCGAAACCGAACCGTACAGTTCCGAGGATGTGATGACATCGGTTTGCAAAGCCCTTGGCATCTCACCCGATACAACCTATACCGCCAACAACCGTCGGCCGATGAAAATCGCTGGCGGTGGTAAGATCATCAAGGATCTGTTCGTTTAG
- a CDS encoding DUF1549 domain-containing protein has product MTKCPQTITRIAVVFAALLPATWSVAQSNVPSQTQLIDKHIRQGWVDYELKPSPEAPDGLWCRRVYLDIIGRIPTPEELDEFLQDKSSDKDQRLVNKLLHDDRYTEEYARNWATIWTNVLIGQTGGNERNSLTSRPGMSKYLRDSFARNKPYNDMVFELVTATGSTKPGTENFNGATNFLAMKVNDDQATLATSSTSRIFMGLQVQCTQCHNHPFNQWKQQKFWEFNSFFRQTRALRRYVPGTRDVSHAELVDEDFAGEMGDPSKAIVFYELRNGVTRTAGPVFMDGTEVDVSGYVSDVNRREALGKMMIESEFMDKMIVNRMWAHFMGYAFTKPVDDLGPHNVASHPVLLDELGAEFRKASFDMKQLIQWIALSEPYRLSSQTTGSNASDNPQMGEPPKFTHFYLRQMSAEQLYQSLLSTAKSSGQGSYEQQEEKRNRWLQQFVTAFGTDEGDESTSFNGSIPQALMMFNGDLVKNATSIESGTFLGDLSRQNLKPIEKVNRLFLAGMGRRASRDELTIANKLLAARKGDQAEMLQDLWWAILNSNEFILNH; this is encoded by the coding sequence ATGACTAAATGTCCACAAACGATTACGCGAATCGCAGTGGTCTTCGCTGCGCTGCTGCCAGCGACCTGGAGCGTCGCCCAATCGAACGTGCCCAGCCAGACTCAGTTGATCGATAAACATATCCGCCAGGGTTGGGTCGATTACGAACTGAAGCCTTCTCCCGAAGCTCCCGATGGTCTTTGGTGTCGCCGCGTCTATTTGGATATCATCGGCCGGATTCCGACTCCCGAGGAACTCGACGAATTCCTACAAGACAAATCGTCGGACAAGGATCAACGGCTGGTCAACAAGCTGCTGCACGACGACCGCTACACCGAAGAATACGCTCGCAACTGGGCCACGATCTGGACCAACGTGCTGATCGGGCAAACCGGCGGCAACGAACGGAATTCGCTGACCAGCCGACCGGGGATGAGCAAATACCTGCGAGATTCGTTCGCTCGCAACAAGCCTTACAACGACATGGTTTTCGAACTGGTCACTGCGACGGGCAGCACCAAACCGGGGACCGAAAACTTCAACGGTGCCACGAACTTTCTGGCGATGAAGGTCAACGACGACCAAGCGACATTGGCCACATCGTCGACCTCGCGAATTTTCATGGGACTGCAAGTCCAATGCACGCAGTGCCACAACCATCCATTTAATCAATGGAAGCAACAGAAGTTCTGGGAGTTCAATTCGTTCTTCCGACAAACCCGCGCTCTGCGGCGTTATGTTCCAGGAACCCGCGACGTCTCTCACGCCGAACTTGTCGATGAAGACTTCGCTGGTGAGATGGGTGATCCGTCCAAAGCTATCGTCTTCTACGAACTCCGTAACGGCGTCACGCGAACCGCCGGTCCCGTCTTCATGGACGGCACCGAAGTCGACGTCAGCGGGTATGTCAGCGACGTCAATCGCCGCGAAGCACTCGGCAAGATGATGATCGAGAGCGAGTTCATGGACAAGATGATCGTCAACCGGATGTGGGCTCACTTCATGGGCTACGCGTTCACCAAACCGGTCGACGACCTGGGGCCTCATAACGTCGCGTCGCACCCTGTCCTGTTGGACGAACTGGGAGCCGAATTCCGCAAAGCCAGCTTCGACATGAAGCAACTGATCCAGTGGATCGCACTCAGCGAACCCTATCGTTTGAGCAGCCAGACGACCGGGTCCAATGCGTCGGACAACCCACAGATGGGCGAACCACCAAAGTTCACGCATTTCTACCTTCGCCAGATGTCGGCGGAACAACTGTATCAATCGCTGCTATCGACGGCCAAATCGAGCGGGCAGGGTTCGTACGAACAACAAGAAGAAAAACGAAACCGCTGGTTGCAGCAGTTCGTGACAGCCTTTGGCACCGACGAGGGAGACGAATCGACGTCGTTTAACGGCTCGATCCCGCAAGCTCTGATGATGTTTAACGGCGACCTCGTCAAGAACGCGACCTCGATCGAGAGCGGGACGTTCCTGGGCGATCTGTCTCGACAAAACCTCAAACCGATCGAAAAGGTCAATCGGCTGTTCCTAGCCGGCATGGGACGTCGCGCGTCGCGCGATGAACTGACGATCGCCAACAAATTGCTGGCCGCCCGCAAGGGAGACCAGGCGGAGATGCTGCAAGATCTTTGGTGGGCAATCCTCAACAGCAATGAATTTATCCTCAACCACTGA
- a CDS encoding tyrosine-protein phosphatase, translating to MDEELAFIDIHCHLLPGIDDGARDWDESLAMARIAVQDGIRCSVLTPHQLGQYSLTTGDEIRRLTAEFQTRLQEQEIPLVVRPGADVRIDLDMIERLASGDCVSLSDRSKHVLLELPHELYFPLEPVLANLKKLGMVGILSHPERNEGILKRPDLIPPLVQAGCLMQITADSLTGVFGSAPKKMSEWLLQNGLTHFIASDAHGTRRRKPLMRRSFDRASELVGEAYATAICCHNPLAVVNGKTVAKLPPIKRRGWMDRILKRQAA from the coding sequence ATGGACGAGGAACTCGCTTTTATTGATATTCACTGCCATTTGCTGCCGGGTATCGACGATGGCGCGAGGGACTGGGACGAATCGCTCGCGATGGCAAGGATTGCTGTCCAGGATGGCATTCGTTGCTCCGTTTTGACTCCGCATCAACTGGGACAATATTCGCTGACAACCGGCGATGAGATCCGACGGTTGACCGCCGAATTCCAAACCCGCCTGCAAGAGCAAGAGATCCCGCTGGTCGTGCGCCCCGGTGCCGACGTCAGGATCGATTTGGATATGATCGAACGCTTGGCTAGCGGCGACTGCGTCTCGCTGTCCGACCGCAGCAAACACGTGCTGTTGGAACTGCCACACGAACTCTACTTTCCGTTGGAGCCCGTGCTAGCCAACTTAAAGAAGCTGGGAATGGTCGGGATCCTCTCGCACCCCGAGCGGAACGAAGGGATCTTAAAACGCCCCGACCTGATCCCGCCGCTGGTCCAGGCAGGTTGCCTGATGCAGATCACCGCCGACAGCCTGACGGGAGTCTTCGGTAGCGCACCGAAGAAGATGAGCGAATGGTTGCTGCAAAATGGGCTGACCCATTTCATCGCTTCGGACGCTCACGGCACTCGGCGACGCAAGCCATTGATGCGGCGCAGTTTCGACCGCGCCAGCGAACTGGTTGGCGAAGCGTATGCCACCGCGATCTGTTGCCACAATCCGCTGGCGGTCGTCAACGGGAAGACCGTCGCCAAACTGCCGCCGATCAAACGCCGCGGCTGGATGGACCGGATCCTGAAACGACAGGCCGCTTAG
- a CDS encoding two-component system sensor histidine kinase NtrB, translating to MFEIQDGSIGRGIRRIAVGLAILSLTSLLLTSKILMDVHHEHGIMARLVLHLPPSHAAAAEGVLGELRLDRTLTILLVVNLSGTTIALALVVRGYLSSERSLRAVKVLATDILASMDAGVITTDRNGMISSTNPRAQTLLGSPDNEGVGLYLSDLGDEHALLDSICSEVRTYHDAIRDRDYCVTSNGHRQTLRAGCTLLSNQQGEDIGTVLHVRDVTEKALIEERLRRMERYMGLGSLAAGLQHEIKNPLSAVSIHIQLLCEHLASEPYDPEVAELLDVLQTEVHRINNVLDGFRNYASMSEIGRSAVDVTLLIDKLVRLLRPQADQQQVKIKIESPPEMLGLIQADSVRLEQVFLNLALNAMAAMPDGGLLRFRVGQLNDQIRIDIADTGNGILPEIQSQIFDPYFTTRSEGTGMGLALCDKIIRQHDGSIDFRTSPDGTEFTVLLPRGTQE from the coding sequence ATGTTTGAAATTCAAGATGGATCAATTGGCCGCGGGATCCGGCGGATCGCTGTGGGGCTGGCCATCCTTAGCCTGACGTCGCTGCTGTTGACCAGCAAGATCCTGATGGACGTCCACCACGAACATGGCATCATGGCTCGCTTGGTGCTGCATCTTCCACCAAGCCACGCCGCGGCGGCGGAGGGAGTGCTGGGAGAACTGCGACTCGATCGGACGCTGACGATTCTGCTGGTCGTCAATCTCAGCGGCACCACGATCGCATTGGCGCTTGTCGTCCGCGGCTATCTGAGCAGCGAACGCTCGCTGCGAGCCGTCAAAGTTCTCGCAACCGACATTCTCGCCAGCATGGACGCGGGCGTGATAACGACCGATCGCAACGGGATGATCAGCAGCACCAACCCACGGGCGCAGACGTTGCTCGGCAGCCCCGACAACGAGGGCGTGGGACTTTATTTGTCCGACCTCGGTGATGAACATGCTCTGCTCGATTCGATCTGCAGCGAGGTCCGCACCTACCACGATGCGATCCGCGACCGCGATTACTGCGTGACAAGCAACGGCCACCGCCAGACGCTTCGCGCCGGATGCACGCTGTTGAGCAATCAGCAGGGAGAAGATATCGGCACCGTGCTGCACGTTCGCGATGTCACCGAAAAGGCGCTTATCGAAGAACGACTGCGTCGGATGGAGCGTTACATGGGGCTCGGTTCTTTAGCCGCGGGACTGCAGCATGAAATCAAGAACCCACTGAGTGCCGTCTCGATTCATATTCAATTGTTGTGCGAACATCTTGCCAGCGAACCGTACGATCCGGAGGTCGCCGAACTGCTGGATGTCCTGCAGACCGAAGTCCATCGGATCAACAACGTCCTGGACGGATTCCGCAACTATGCCTCGATGTCGGAGATCGGTCGATCGGCGGTCGATGTCACGCTGTTGATCGATAAACTGGTCCGCCTGCTGCGTCCCCAAGCCGACCAGCAACAGGTGAAGATCAAAATCGAATCGCCCCCCGAAATGCTCGGCTTGATCCAAGCCGATTCGGTTCGTCTGGAACAGGTCTTCTTAAACCTGGCTCTCAACGCGATGGCGGCGATGCCCGACGGAGGACTGCTGCGATTCCGCGTCGGCCAACTCAACGACCAGATTCGCATCGACATCGCCGACACAGGAAACGGGATCCTTCCAGAGATCCAATCACAAATCTTTGATCCCTATTTCACGACCCGCAGCGAAGGGACCGGGATGGGGCTTGCGCTCTGCGACAAGATCATTCGCCAACACGATGGCAGTATCGATTTCCGCACCAGCCCCGATGGAACCGAATTCACCGTGCTGCTGCCTCGAGGTACCCAGGAATGA
- a CDS encoding DinB family protein yields the protein MALNPLIEEYAAGGAVLRRAVAGFSEAQFDAVPIPGKWSTRQVLCHIADFELVYADRMKRVIAEQEPTFFGGDPDLFAAGLAYDQRDAEEELQVVEAVRAQVTRILRTLDVADFQRIGNHHEDGPLTLAALLDKIAGHLQHHVRFIEEKRVVLEGMQR from the coding sequence ATGGCGTTGAATCCGTTGATCGAAGAATACGCTGCCGGCGGTGCGGTGTTGCGAAGGGCTGTCGCTGGTTTTTCGGAGGCGCAGTTCGATGCGGTGCCGATACCGGGCAAATGGTCGACGCGGCAGGTGCTCTGCCATATCGCCGACTTTGAATTGGTCTACGCCGACCGGATGAAGCGTGTGATTGCCGAGCAGGAGCCGACATTTTTTGGTGGCGATCCCGATCTGTTTGCCGCGGGACTGGCTTATGATCAGCGCGACGCCGAAGAGGAGTTGCAGGTGGTCGAAGCGGTCCGCGCTCAGGTGACGCGGATCTTGCGAACCCTGGATGTCGCCGATTTCCAACGGATCGGGAACCATCACGAAGACGGTCCGCTGACGCTCGCGGCGCTGTTGGATAAGATCGCTGGGCATCTGCAGCATCACGTCCGCTTTATCGAAGAAAAGCGAGTTGTCCTCGAGGGGATGCAGCGATGA
- a CDS encoding c-type heme family protein, which produces MKYRVTAFGVFFAIGCSLVTLRAEQPEAVADPAAKRVAVASSLVEARSRATLLHETIHGTLQVVHRDLFDEDDAHTIPSASLEDVFHAMADSFQVEMKWLVVNTDVVNVDHRPEDEFEHAAVKALAAGKPYFDRVQKDRYRFAGSIRLASQCLKCHVKHRTSTHDRTAGLLISMPLKLDAAATQE; this is translated from the coding sequence ATGAAATACAGAGTCACCGCGTTTGGAGTCTTCTTCGCCATCGGATGTTCGCTGGTAACGCTTCGAGCCGAACAGCCGGAGGCCGTTGCCGATCCGGCGGCTAAGCGAGTTGCCGTGGCGAGTTCCTTAGTGGAAGCTCGCAGCCGGGCGACGCTGTTGCACGAAACAATCCACGGCACGCTGCAGGTCGTCCATCGCGATCTGTTCGACGAGGACGATGCCCACACGATTCCGTCGGCATCGTTGGAGGACGTCTTTCACGCGATGGCCGACAGCTTTCAGGTCGAGATGAAATGGTTGGTCGTGAACACCGATGTCGTGAACGTCGACCATCGCCCCGAAGATGAATTCGAACACGCGGCGGTCAAAGCGTTGGCCGCAGGGAAACCCTATTTCGATCGCGTGCAGAAAGATCGGTATCGCTTTGCGGGGTCGATCCGCTTAGCCTCACAGTGTTTAAAATGTCATGTCAAACATCGCACCAGCACTCACGATCGGACTGCCGGTCTGTTGATCTCGATGCCGCTGAAGTTGGACGCTGCGGCAACGCAGGAGTGA
- a CDS encoding DUF1570 domain-containing protein: MNTTNLLRLVLMFAGVLCGGVVDAQTSTANRWPFEAQIGQFALHSDFNVAADPQIVAQLGSLQADLKKTLQIEIYPEPIHLILFEHQSNYQGYMQRYFPNVPFRRALFIKRRGPGMVFAYKSDQMHIDLRHETSHALLNASLPYVPLWLDEGLAEYFESPPTGNVRQHVHQVSTRRKAFWRQVPSIESLEAVGDLSAMGATEYQEAWSWVHFLLHESDQSRGVLIRFLQDLQAHSPPGQLSRRVDTELPDWKNRYLAYFQR; encoded by the coding sequence TTGAATACAACCAACCTTCTCCGCCTGGTGCTAATGTTCGCCGGGGTGTTGTGCGGTGGTGTCGTCGATGCCCAGACGAGCACAGCGAATCGGTGGCCGTTCGAAGCGCAGATCGGCCAATTTGCGCTCCATTCGGACTTCAACGTCGCCGCCGATCCGCAGATCGTCGCCCAACTGGGATCGTTGCAAGCGGATCTAAAGAAGACGCTGCAGATCGAGATCTACCCCGAACCGATCCACTTGATCCTGTTCGAACATCAATCGAACTACCAAGGCTACATGCAGCGCTACTTCCCCAACGTTCCGTTTCGCCGGGCGTTGTTTATTAAACGCCGCGGGCCGGGAATGGTCTTCGCTTACAAAAGCGACCAGATGCATATCGACCTGCGGCACGAGACGAGCCACGCGTTGTTAAACGCTTCGCTCCCCTACGTCCCACTGTGGCTCGACGAAGGACTGGCCGAATACTTCGAGAGCCCACCGACGGGGAACGTCAGGCAACATGTTCACCAAGTGAGCACGCGACGCAAAGCGTTCTGGCGACAAGTCCCTTCGATCGAATCGCTCGAAGCGGTCGGCGACCTCTCCGCAATGGGAGCGACCGAATACCAAGAGGCGTGGTCCTGGGTCCACTTCCTGCTTCATGAAAGCGACCAATCGCGGGGCGTGCTGATTCGCTTCCTACAAGATCTGCAGGCCCACTCACCACCGGGACAACTGAGTCGACGCGTCGATACAGAACTTCCCGACTGGAAAAATCGCTACCTCGCCTACTTCCAACGCTAA
- a CDS encoding OprO/OprP family phosphate-selective porin — protein MGYPLEQATRGNGWCRAVLASMGVVLLGSLTTLDAQEPVLLPAVTDQPQVESESNIQWELQRLQQQIDELRAGAVTPVVCSPDPIAKPKFPTVRVTGLIQTDALWFDQDEANRTTLGAGDPVRGDIQDGADFRRARLAATGQAWDNVSYMLEMDFGFPGRPSFMDVWLDIDDVVGSNNLRIGQFRQPFGMDGLTSVREMTFLERGLPFAFLPFRQIGATLYGCDSDEVMTWAVSGFRYPTDFNGGNIGDNGGYGMAARLTGLLMNNGPGRGLVHLGGGYSFVDPSNDSFQYRSQPEVGIFETGGGVPAAAPTFVPPFVDTGIFQANNSNLFNVEFATALGSFYSQSEFYFVVVDRPGQSTVGFTGAYSQVGYFLTGESRPYNSKGGVFGRVKPNHSVGRGGGLGAWEVAGRWSYLDLTDDDILGGTLNDLTAGLNWYINPFTKFQFNYIYAMLDNPIYGDSEAGIFAMRAQVDF, from the coding sequence ATGGGATACCCTTTAGAACAAGCAACACGAGGCAACGGATGGTGCCGCGCGGTGTTGGCGTCGATGGGCGTCGTGCTGCTTGGCAGTTTGACGACGCTCGATGCGCAAGAGCCTGTTCTTTTGCCAGCTGTCACCGACCAGCCGCAGGTCGAAAGCGAATCGAACATCCAATGGGAACTGCAGCGGTTGCAGCAGCAGATCGATGAACTGCGCGCCGGAGCGGTGACGCCGGTGGTCTGTAGCCCCGATCCGATTGCGAAGCCCAAATTTCCTACGGTGCGAGTCACGGGACTGATCCAAACCGATGCGCTTTGGTTCGATCAAGACGAAGCGAACCGCACGACGCTTGGTGCCGGCGATCCGGTTCGCGGAGACATTCAGGACGGCGCCGATTTTCGTCGCGCCCGACTGGCCGCGACCGGGCAGGCTTGGGACAACGTCAGCTATATGCTGGAGATGGACTTCGGATTTCCCGGGCGTCCGAGTTTTATGGATGTCTGGTTGGACATCGATGACGTGGTCGGATCGAACAACCTGCGGATCGGTCAGTTTCGCCAACCGTTTGGCATGGACGGGCTGACAAGCGTTCGAGAGATGACGTTTCTCGAACGCGGTTTGCCATTCGCCTTCCTGCCGTTTCGCCAGATCGGTGCGACGTTGTATGGCTGCGACAGCGATGAAGTCATGACCTGGGCGGTTTCGGGTTTCCGGTATCCCACCGATTTCAACGGTGGAAACATCGGCGACAACGGCGGCTATGGCATGGCGGCTCGGTTGACCGGTCTGTTGATGAACAATGGCCCCGGCCGCGGATTGGTTCATCTCGGCGGCGGATACAGTTTTGTCGATCCATCGAACGACAGCTTCCAGTATCGCAGTCAGCCCGAGGTCGGCATATTCGAAACCGGTGGCGGAGTGCCCGCGGCCGCGCCCACGTTCGTGCCACCCTTTGTCGACACCGGCATATTTCAGGCAAACAACAGCAATCTATTCAACGTCGAATTTGCGACAGCTCTCGGTTCGTTCTACTCGCAAAGCGAGTTCTACTTCGTCGTTGTCGATCGCCCCGGTCAATCGACTGTTGGGTTCACGGGAGCCTATTCGCAAGTCGGTTACTTTTTGACCGGCGAATCGCGGCCCTACAACAGCAAGGGAGGCGTGTTTGGCCGCGTCAAGCCAAATCATAGCGTCGGTAGAGGCGGTGGTTTGGGAGCTTGGGAAGTCGCCGGGCGATGGTCTTATCTCGATCTTACCGACGACGATATCCTCGGCGGTACGCTTAACGATCTGACAGCCGGTTTGAATTGGTACATAAACCCCTTCACCAAGTTCCAATTCAACTACATCTACGCGATGTTAGATAATCCGATCTACGGCGACAGCGAAGCGGGAATCTTTGCGATGCGAGCTCAGGTCGACTTCTAA